One genomic segment of Coffea arabica cultivar ET-39 chromosome 6e, Coffea Arabica ET-39 HiFi, whole genome shotgun sequence includes these proteins:
- the LOC140009639 gene encoding uncharacterized protein: MPGWFIFSCLACFVVLDISLSTQPSSVILVALDVLEARELDCWCERNVLELVHMIFDNKSYVDPAILLPHVRAPTLTAISSVASFTRFLLVNNEEPLSSHIHSLVPITNCLRTFVSNASVSAMPRDDTVIGNGEDDDGAGPCGGKFKKLLIFSGNDYLGLSSHPTVIKAAVKAAQLHGMGPRGSALICSYTNNHRLLESALADLKKKEDCLLCPAGFAANMALITAVGSVGLLLAEGGKPKRDERVAIFSDALNHASIIDGIRLAEKQGSLVNIARSYWSLYWRLRLTITFLASMLLASANSKCSSEIQMSPWSSTRRNTCIHTPVPYIPCCFNFRNQQHRNHVSMASYISPLIY, from the exons ATGCCTGGTTGGTTTATTTTTAGTTGCCTCGCTTGTTTTGTTGTACTAGATATATCATTGTCGACCCAGCCATCTTCTGTTATACTTGTTGCTCTTGATGTTTTGGAGGCACGCGAGCTTGACTGCTG GTGTGAAAGAAATGTCTTGGAATTAGTCCATATGATTTTTGACAATAAATCATACGTTGATCCGGCTATTCTTTTACCTCATGTTCGTGCTCCAACTCTTACTGCAATCTCCAGCGTTGCATCCTTCACTCGCTTT TTGCTTGTAAATAATGAGGAGCCTTTATCCTCCCACATTCACAGTTTAGTTCCAATAACCAATTGTTTAAGGACCTTTGTCAGCAATGCCTCTGTGTCAGCAATGCCCA GGGATGACACTGTAATTGGGAATGGTGAGGATGATGATGGAGCAGGGCCATGTGGTGGAAAGTTCAAGAAGTTATTAATTTTCTCTGGGAATGATTACCTAGGCTTGAGTTCCCACCCAACTGTTATCAAGGCCGCAGTaaag GCAGCTCAGTTGCATGGGATGGGACCTAGAGGTTCTGCATTAATTTGTAGTTACACAAATAACCACAGGTTGCTGGAGTCGGCATTGGCAGACTTAAAGAAGAAAGAg GATTGCCTTCTCTGTCCCGCAGGCTTTGCAGCCAACATGGCACTTATCACAGCAGTTGGAAGTGTTGGTTTGCTGTTAGCTGAAGGGGGAAAACCTAAAAGGGATGAAAGAGTTGCCATTTTTTCTGATGCACTCAACCATGCATCAATTATCGATGGTATCCGCCTTGCTGAGAAACAAGGGAGTTTAGTCAACATTGCGCGTTCGTATTGGTCTTTATACTGGCGCCTTCGTTTAACCATTACGTTTCTTGCATCGATGCTGCTGGCTTCTGCAAATTCAAAATGCTCTTCGGAAATACAAATGTCTCCATGGTCTTCAACAAGGAGAAATACTTGTATTCATACCCCAGTCCCGTACATCCCTTGCTGTTTTAATTTTCGGAATCAACAGCATAGAAATCATGTATCCATGGCATCATACATTTCACCTTTAATATATTAG